From a region of the Candidatus Azobacteroides pseudotrichonymphae genomovar. CFP2 genome:
- a CDS encoding MerR family transcriptional regulator, with translation MEFEKGKLFYSIKEIANKLNVSESLLRYWEKKFSSISPARTAKGIRQYRLKDVDEIRLIYYLVKEKGMTLSGAQKKLKDNRDKIIHTEKIINCLKDVRAELASLKTEFDELDKLYGHYGHSFDE, from the coding sequence ATGGAGTTTGAAAAGGGGAAACTATTTTATTCCATTAAAGAAATTGCTAATAAGTTGAACGTTAGTGAATCTTTGTTGCGATATTGGGAAAAAAAATTTTCATCTATTAGTCCTGCTAGAACAGCTAAGGGCATCCGTCAATATCGTTTGAAGGATGTGGATGAAATTCGTCTTATATATTATCTGGTAAAAGAGAAAGGGATGACTTTATCTGGTGCTCAGAAAAAGCTCAAAGATAATAGGGATAAAATAATCCATACAGAAAAGATTATCAACTGTTTGAAAGATGTTCGTGCAGAACTTGCCAGTTTGAAAACTGAATTTGACGAGTTAGATAAGCTTTATGGACATTATGGACATTCATTCGACGAGTAA
- a CDS encoding pyridoxamine kinase yields the protein MKRLKRIVAIHDISGVGKCSLTVALPIISAAGIETSVLPTAVLSTHTGGFKNFTYRDLTKDITSITTHWKSLNITFDAIYTGFLGSFKQLDLMIEFFKTFKTDNNIILVDPVMADNGKLYKTFTPKFVKGMHQLCKKADVIVPNITEAAFLTKEEYKHGPYTKEYIERILKNLNTLGPKKIVLTGVFFKEEELGVATYNASSGKITYTLEKRIPGYFHGTGDVFSSALLSGLLNGFSLAVSASIATRFTVAAIQKTAVSKTDVRFGVNFEQGIPEFLKELKLI from the coding sequence ATGAAAAGACTAAAGAGAATCGTTGCTATTCACGATATTTCCGGAGTTGGTAAGTGTTCTTTAACAGTAGCTTTACCTATTATTTCGGCAGCAGGAATAGAAACAAGCGTTCTTCCAACTGCAGTTCTATCTACTCACACAGGAGGATTTAAAAATTTTACTTACCGTGATTTAACAAAAGACATAACATCCATAACAACTCATTGGAAGAGTCTTAATATTACTTTTGATGCTATATATACAGGGTTTTTAGGATCTTTTAAACAATTAGATTTGATGATAGAATTTTTTAAAACTTTCAAAACCGATAATAATATCATTTTAGTAGATCCCGTTATGGCAGATAACGGAAAATTATACAAAACATTTACTCCGAAATTTGTAAAGGGGATGCATCAATTATGCAAAAAAGCAGATGTTATTGTTCCCAACATTACGGAAGCAGCATTCTTAACAAAAGAAGAATACAAACATGGACCCTATACAAAAGAATATATTGAAAGGATATTAAAAAACCTGAATACATTAGGTCCTAAAAAAATAGTTTTGACAGGTGTCTTCTTCAAGGAAGAAGAATTAGGAGTAGCAACATATAATGCTTCAAGTGGAAAAATAACCTATACTTTGGAAAAACGAATTCCGGGTTATTTTCATGGGACAGGAGACGTATTTAGTTCAGCTCTGTTATCGGGATTGTTAAACGGCTTTAGCCTAGCTGTTTCAGCATCGATTGCCACTCGTTTTACAGTTGCTGCGATTCAAAAAACTGCAGTCTCCAAAACGGACGTCCGTTTTGGAGTTAATTTTGAACAAGGCATTCCGGAATTTTTGAAGGAGCTGAAATTAATATAA
- a CDS encoding AIR synthase related protein, producing MQRYLQRGVSAEKEDIHCAIKNADKGLFPRAFCKIIPDILGGDEKYCNIVHADGAGTKSSLAYLYWKETGDISVWKGIVQDALVMNIDDLLCIGAVDNILLSSIIGRNKRLIPGEVVSVIIEGTNELCEELSKWGIHIYSTGGETADVGDLVRTIIVDSTVACRMKREDVIDNAYIQAGDVIVGLSSCGQAIYEKEYNSGIGSNGLTSARHDIFSNYLATKYPESYDTNLPEGLVYSGQKKLTDKIEGLGIDIGKLVLSPTRTYAPVVKQILNKWHSYIHGMVHISGGGQTKVLRFVDKVRICKNNLFPLPPLFQLIQQQSATEWKEMYKVFNMGHRMEIYLSPEYATEIITISQSFNIDAQIIGIVEKSQQTELIVETPYGIISYP from the coding sequence ATGCAACGTTACTTACAAAGAGGGGTATCGGCTGAAAAAGAGGATATTCACTGTGCTATAAAAAATGCGGATAAAGGATTGTTTCCTAGAGCGTTTTGTAAAATTATTCCCGATATTTTGGGAGGTGATGAGAAGTATTGCAATATTGTGCATGCTGATGGGGCTGGAACTAAGTCTTCACTTGCTTACTTGTATTGGAAAGAAACAGGCGATATTTCTGTTTGGAAAGGTATTGTACAGGATGCTTTGGTGATGAATATAGATGATTTGCTTTGTATTGGTGCTGTAGATAATATTTTATTGTCTTCTATCATTGGAAGGAATAAACGATTAATACCGGGAGAAGTTGTTTCGGTTATTATTGAAGGAACAAATGAGCTTTGTGAAGAATTAAGTAAATGGGGAATCCATATTTATTCTACAGGAGGAGAAACTGCTGACGTAGGGGATTTAGTAAGGACAATTATTGTAGATAGTACCGTTGCTTGCCGAATGAAAAGGGAAGATGTGATTGATAACGCCTATATCCAGGCAGGAGACGTAATTGTGGGCTTGAGTTCTTGTGGGCAAGCGATTTATGAAAAAGAATATAATAGTGGAATTGGAAGTAATGGACTAACTTCGGCGAGGCACGATATTTTTTCTAACTATTTGGCAACAAAATATCCCGAAAGTTATGACACTAATCTTCCTGAAGGTTTGGTTTATTCAGGGCAAAAAAAATTAACAGACAAGATTGAAGGGTTAGGGATTGATATTGGGAAATTGGTCCTTTCTCCTACTCGTACTTATGCACCAGTAGTTAAGCAAATATTGAATAAATGGCATTCTTACATACATGGGATGGTGCATATATCAGGAGGAGGGCAAACAAAAGTATTGCGTTTTGTAGATAAAGTACGGATTTGTAAGAATAATTTATTCCCTTTACCACCATTATTTCAGTTGATACAACAACAATCTGCAACTGAGTGGAAAGAAATGTATAAGGTTTTTAATATGGGACATCGAATGGAAATTTACCTTTCACCAGAGTATGCGACTGAAATAATAACAATTTCTCAATCATTTAATATTGATGCACAAATTATTGGAATAGTGGAGAAATCGCAACAAACGGAACTAATTGTTGAAACTCCTTACGGGATCATTAGTTATCCCTAA
- a CDS encoding glutamine synthetase III: MSNLRFEAIKEAFKKKAVEVSAPSPIISDYFGKYVFSKEQMVQYLSKETLKMLTNVVERGATLDRELANHIAAGMKRWAIETGATHYTHWFQPLTEGTAQKHDSFIEYSGRPGSHVIEEFSGKLLAQQEPDASSFPSGGIRNTFEARGYTAWDPSSPAFIIDDTLCIPTVFISYTGEALDYKTPLLKSLNAIDKAATEVCQYFDSSVKKVFSYLGWEQEYFLVDEGLYATRPDLVLTGRTLMGHESAKNQQLEDHYFGSIPTRVQAYMKDLEFEGYKYGIPLKTRHNEVAPNQFELAPIFGETNLAVDQNLLIMSIMKKVARHHGFRLLLHEKPFAGINGSGKHNNWSLGTDTGIGLLMPGKTPEENLQFITFIVNILLAVYKHNALLKASIMTAQNAHRLGANEAPPAIISAFLGSQVSAVLGKLESSNSEDAIILDPKQGMKLGIAKIPEVLLDNTDRNRTSPFAFTGNRFEFRAVGSSANCSSAMIVLNSIVASQLAEFKKTVDARITAGSTKHKAIFDVLKKYIKEAKPICFDGNGYSNAWKIEAKKRGLDDETSVPLIYDAYTKPESIALFENVGVFSERELHARNEVKWETYTKKIQIEARVLGDLVLNHIIPVATKYQSSLLDNVHKIYQIYEKEKAAELSAHNTSIIEEISERIAIIKLKTLELVNTRKKANAIEDERGKAIEYHDKIIPFFDEIRYHVDKLELLVDDELWTLPKYRELLFIR, from the coding sequence ATGTCAAATTTAAGATTTGAAGCAATAAAAGAAGCTTTTAAGAAAAAAGCAGTGGAAGTTTCAGCTCCGTCACCAATAATTTCTGATTATTTTGGGAAGTATGTATTTTCTAAAGAACAGATGGTTCAATACCTATCCAAAGAAACATTAAAGATGCTTACCAATGTCGTTGAAAGAGGAGCGACTCTAGACCGCGAATTAGCAAATCATATAGCCGCCGGAATGAAAAGGTGGGCGATAGAAACGGGGGCTACTCATTACACACATTGGTTTCAACCCTTAACAGAGGGGACAGCACAAAAACACGACTCATTCATTGAATATTCAGGGAGACCAGGAAGCCACGTAATAGAAGAATTTTCAGGGAAACTATTAGCACAGCAAGAACCAGATGCTTCCTCCTTTCCAAGTGGGGGAATCCGTAATACATTCGAGGCACGTGGTTATACAGCATGGGACCCTTCTTCTCCTGCGTTTATTATTGATGATACACTTTGCATTCCTACAGTTTTTATATCCTATACAGGTGAAGCTTTAGACTACAAAACTCCACTGTTGAAATCTTTGAATGCGATAGATAAAGCTGCTACCGAAGTTTGCCAATATTTCGACTCTTCCGTTAAAAAAGTATTCTCTTATTTAGGTTGGGAGCAAGAATATTTCTTAGTAGACGAAGGTTTGTATGCAACCCGTCCGGACTTAGTACTAACAGGACGCACATTAATGGGACACGAATCAGCGAAAAATCAACAATTGGAAGATCATTATTTCGGATCTATACCAACACGTGTACAAGCTTACATGAAAGATTTAGAATTTGAAGGGTATAAGTATGGGATTCCCTTAAAAACCAGGCACAATGAGGTCGCTCCCAATCAATTTGAGTTAGCTCCCATTTTTGGAGAAACTAACTTGGCTGTAGACCAAAATCTATTAATTATGTCTATCATGAAAAAAGTTGCCCGCCATCATGGTTTTCGTTTATTACTACATGAAAAGCCATTTGCAGGTATCAATGGTTCAGGAAAGCATAACAATTGGTCATTGGGAACGGATACTGGTATAGGTCTTTTGATGCCTGGCAAAACTCCAGAAGAGAACCTACAGTTCATCACCTTTATAGTAAATATCTTACTAGCAGTATATAAGCACAATGCTTTACTGAAAGCATCTATTATGACGGCTCAAAATGCCCATCGACTAGGAGCTAATGAAGCACCCCCTGCCATTATCTCTGCATTTTTAGGAAGCCAAGTTTCAGCGGTGTTAGGTAAATTAGAAAGCAGTAATAGTGAAGATGCCATTATATTGGATCCAAAACAAGGAATGAAATTAGGTATTGCAAAAATTCCCGAAGTACTTTTAGATAATACAGATCGTAATAGAACTTCCCCATTTGCTTTTACTGGTAATCGATTTGAATTTCGTGCAGTAGGATCTTCGGCTAATTGCTCTTCGGCTATGATTGTTTTAAATTCTATCGTTGCATCTCAACTTGCCGAATTCAAAAAAACAGTAGACGCTAGAATTACAGCGGGTTCAACTAAACACAAGGCTATTTTTGATGTATTAAAAAAATATATTAAAGAGGCAAAACCGATTTGTTTCGATGGAAATGGCTACAGTAACGCATGGAAAATCGAAGCTAAAAAACGAGGGTTGGACGATGAGACAAGTGTCCCTCTTATCTATGATGCCTATACAAAGCCAGAATCCATAGCATTATTCGAGAATGTAGGTGTTTTCAGTGAAAGAGAATTACATGCTCGTAATGAAGTAAAATGGGAAACTTATACTAAAAAAATTCAAATTGAGGCCCGTGTATTGGGCGATTTGGTACTAAATCATATTATCCCAGTTGCAACAAAATATCAATCTTCTTTACTTGATAATGTCCATAAAATCTATCAGATTTACGAAAAAGAAAAAGCTGCTGAACTATCGGCTCATAATACAAGTATTATAGAAGAAATTTCTGAAAGAATTGCTATTATCAAATTAAAAACTCTAGAACTAGTTAATACACGTAAAAAAGCAAATGCAATAGAAGACGAGAGAGGAAAAGCAATAGAGTATCATGATAAAATAATCCCATTCTTTGATGAAATCCGTTATCATGTCGATAAATTGGAACTATTAGTCGACGATGAGTTGTGGACATTACCAAAATACCGTGAATTACTTTTCATAAGGTAA
- the galE gene encoding UDP-glucose 4-epimerase GalE → MKEKILVTGGTGYIGSHTTVELLNAGYEVIIVDNLSNSNLEVINGIKRITGIHVAFEKIDCICLNGLEKVLKKHSEIKGIIHFAAKKAVGESVQKPLFYYKNNLISLINILELMPKYKVEGIVFSSSCTVYGQPKHLPVDENTPIQPALSPYGNTKQINEEIICDNITAGASYKSIILRYFNPIGAHRSAEIGELSNRIPRNLVPFIIQTAMGIRNEISVFGNDYNTLDGSCVRDYIHVVDLAKAHVISMERVLNNKSNSRLEYFNLGTGKGTSVLEMINTFEKTIGIKVPYKIAERRKGDIEQIWANPLRANKILGWNAKETIEEALKSAWKWQLKQKHF, encoded by the coding sequence ATGAAAGAAAAAATATTAGTTACAGGTGGAACAGGATATATTGGTTCACATACTACAGTAGAATTACTAAACGCAGGATATGAAGTAATCATAGTGGACAATTTATCCAATTCCAATTTGGAAGTGATAAATGGAATAAAAAGAATTACAGGTATTCATGTCGCATTCGAAAAGATAGATTGCATCTGCCTAAATGGCCTAGAAAAAGTTCTAAAAAAACATTCTGAAATTAAAGGGATTATTCATTTTGCAGCAAAAAAAGCTGTAGGCGAATCTGTTCAAAAGCCTCTGTTCTATTATAAAAATAACCTTATCTCACTAATTAATATTTTAGAATTAATGCCCAAATATAAAGTAGAAGGAATCGTATTCTCTTCTTCCTGTACGGTCTATGGTCAACCTAAACATCTACCAGTAGATGAGAATACACCCATCCAACCTGCCTTGTCTCCATATGGAAACACAAAACAAATCAACGAAGAAATTATTTGTGACAATATTACAGCGGGTGCTTCTTATAAAAGCATAATTTTACGATATTTCAACCCAATAGGAGCACATCGGTCAGCTGAAATTGGAGAGCTATCCAATAGAATTCCTCGAAATTTAGTGCCATTCATCATACAAACAGCTATGGGTATAAGAAACGAGATATCTGTTTTTGGTAATGACTATAATACCCTGGATGGTTCTTGTGTTCGTGACTATATTCACGTAGTGGATTTAGCAAAAGCTCATGTGATTTCTATGGAAAGAGTGCTAAATAACAAATCCAATTCTCGATTGGAATATTTCAATTTAGGAACGGGTAAAGGAACATCCGTGCTAGAAATGATTAATACTTTTGAAAAAACTATCGGCATAAAAGTTCCCTATAAGATTGCAGAAAGACGCAAAGGTGACATTGAACAAATTTGGGCGAATCCTCTTCGTGCCAACAAAATTCTGGGATGGAACGCTAAAGAAACCATCGAAGAAGCATTAAAATCGGCGTGGAAATGGCAACTAAAACAAAAACATTTTTGA
- the purH gene encoding bifunctional phosphoribosylaminoimidazolecarboxamide formyltransferase/IMP cyclohydrolase, which produces MFALKKIKNALISVYDKDGLDEILMKLHKENVDLYSTGGTQKFIESLGLPCRSVESLTGYPSILGGRVKTLHPKVFGGILGRRNITADKEQMNQYSILEMDLVIVDLYPFRIAVASGDGEQEIIEKIDIGGVSLIRAAAKNFQDVLVVASKFQYAALIQILNKHGVSSSVEERKWFAKEAFAVSSEYDTAIFNYFDANGGTYFRQSFNDIKTLRYGENPHQKGAFYGDFNCIFEQLHGKEISYNNLLDINSATDLMFEFSELTFAILKHNNACGIASRPTVQEAWLAALEGDPISAFGGVLICNAKIDKLVAEEINRIFFEVIVAPAYESDALEILKQKKNRIVLLQKKQSSQTVVQFRSLLNGVLVQDKDTSVQTEDDMKAVTIQVPSRREVEDLLFANKLVKHTKSNAIVLAKNKQLYASGVGQTSRVDALKQAIEKANTFHFDLVGAVMASDAFFPFSDCVEIAYKAGIKAVIQPGGSIKDNLSIEYCDKQGMAMVVTDIRHFKH; this is translated from the coding sequence ATGTTTGCGCTTAAAAAGATTAAGAATGCTCTTATTTCTGTGTACGATAAGGATGGATTAGATGAAATTTTAATGAAATTACATAAGGAGAACGTTGACCTATATTCCACTGGAGGGACGCAGAAATTTATAGAATCATTAGGGTTGCCTTGTCGGTCTGTTGAGAGTTTAACAGGTTATCCTTCTATACTTGGTGGTCGTGTAAAGACTTTGCATCCTAAAGTATTTGGTGGGATACTTGGTCGTCGTAATATAACAGCAGATAAGGAGCAAATGAATCAATATAGCATTTTAGAGATGGATTTAGTTATAGTAGATCTGTATCCTTTTCGAATAGCTGTGGCATCTGGGGACGGAGAGCAAGAAATTATTGAAAAAATAGATATAGGGGGCGTTTCTCTTATTCGAGCAGCAGCTAAAAATTTTCAGGATGTACTTGTTGTTGCATCTAAATTTCAATATGCTGCTTTAATTCAAATACTTAATAAACATGGAGTATCTTCTAGTGTAGAGGAAAGGAAGTGGTTTGCTAAAGAAGCGTTTGCTGTTTCGTCAGAATATGATACAGCTATTTTCAATTATTTTGATGCAAACGGAGGAACCTACTTTAGGCAAAGTTTTAATGATATAAAAACGCTACGTTATGGAGAAAATCCTCATCAAAAAGGTGCTTTCTACGGTGATTTCAATTGTATTTTTGAGCAATTACATGGGAAAGAAATTTCTTACAATAACTTATTAGATATTAATTCTGCAACTGATTTGATGTTTGAATTTAGTGAATTGACTTTTGCTATATTGAAGCATAATAATGCTTGCGGTATTGCCTCTCGTCCTACTGTGCAAGAAGCTTGGTTAGCAGCATTAGAAGGTGATCCTATCTCTGCTTTTGGAGGGGTTTTGATTTGTAATGCAAAAATTGACAAGCTTGTTGCGGAGGAGATTAATAGGATTTTTTTTGAAGTAATTGTTGCTCCGGCTTACGAAAGTGATGCGTTGGAAATTTTGAAGCAAAAGAAAAATCGGATCGTTTTGCTTCAAAAAAAGCAAAGCTCCCAAACGGTTGTTCAATTTCGTTCTTTGTTGAATGGTGTCTTGGTACAAGATAAGGATACAAGTGTTCAGACAGAAGATGATATGAAGGCAGTGACTATTCAAGTACCTTCTAGACGAGAAGTTGAAGATTTGTTATTTGCTAATAAATTAGTTAAACATACAAAATCGAATGCAATTGTACTGGCAAAAAATAAACAACTTTATGCAAGTGGAGTAGGACAAACTTCTCGTGTTGATGCTTTGAAGCAAGCAATTGAAAAAGCCAATACTTTTCATTTTGATTTAGTAGGGGCAGTAATGGCTTCTGATGCTTTTTTCCCTTTTTCTGATTGTGTAGAAATTGCCTATAAAGCAGGGATTAAAGCGGTTATACAGCCTGGTGGCTCGATAAAGGACAATTTATCCATAGAATATTGCGATAAACAAGGTATGGCAATGGTAGTAACGGATATTCGCCATTTTAAACATTAG
- a CDS encoding rod shape-determining protein, translating into MGLFSFTKEIAIDLGTANTVVIYNGKIVVDEPSVIAFNDRTGKPLAIGSEAQKMQGKTHSNIKTIRPLRNGVIADFYATEQMIRGMIKMANCKGNFFISSMRIVICIPSGSTEVEIRAVRDSVEHAGIRDVYLIYEPMAAAVGIGLNVEAAEGNMVVDIGGGTTEIAVISLGGIVSNKSIRLAGDDLTTDILEYMGRQHNIKIGERTAELIKINVGSALANLANPPEDYIVFGPNRMTALPMEVPVSYQEITHCLDKSISKIELAVLNTLENTPPELYADIVHNGIYLTGGGALLKGLDKRLGDKINIPFHIAEDPLHAVAKGTSIALKNINKFNFLIR; encoded by the coding sequence ATGGGTTTATTTTCATTTACAAAAGAAATAGCGATAGATTTAGGTACGGCGAATACTGTTGTGATTTATAATGGCAAGATTGTAGTCGACGAACCTTCGGTAATTGCTTTTAATGATCGTACTGGGAAGCCTTTGGCGATTGGTTCTGAAGCACAAAAAATGCAGGGGAAAACACATAGTAACATAAAAACCATACGTCCGCTTCGAAACGGGGTAATTGCTGATTTTTATGCTACGGAGCAAATGATAAGGGGGATGATCAAGATGGCTAATTGCAAAGGCAATTTTTTTATTTCATCTATGCGTATTGTTATATGTATTCCTTCGGGGAGTACGGAGGTAGAAATCCGTGCAGTGCGTGATTCTGTTGAACATGCAGGTATACGTGACGTATACCTGATTTATGAACCAATGGCAGCAGCTGTTGGTATTGGATTAAACGTGGAGGCTGCGGAGGGCAATATGGTTGTAGATATAGGAGGTGGGACTACTGAAATAGCTGTTATTTCTCTAGGAGGAATTGTTTCTAATAAGTCTATTCGTCTTGCAGGGGATGATTTAACTACTGATATCTTGGAATACATGGGGAGACAGCACAATATAAAAATTGGAGAACGTACCGCCGAGTTGATAAAGATTAATGTGGGTTCAGCCTTGGCAAATTTAGCTAATCCTCCTGAAGATTATATTGTATTTGGTCCTAATCGTATGACTGCCCTTCCGATGGAAGTTCCTGTTTCTTATCAGGAGATTACTCATTGTTTGGATAAATCAATTTCTAAAATTGAATTAGCAGTGCTAAACACATTAGAAAATACACCTCCTGAATTGTATGCTGATATTGTTCATAATGGAATTTATCTTACTGGGGGAGGTGCTCTTTTGAAAGGCTTGGATAAGCGTCTTGGAGATAAAATTAATATTCCTTTTCATATTGCTGAAGACCCTTTACATGCAGTTGCAAAAGGAACAAGTATAGCTTTAAAGAATATTAATAAATTCAACTTTTTAATACGGTAA
- the mreC gene encoding rod shape-determining protein MreC has protein sequence MRNLFRFFLRNVHWVLFLLLLVFSVILIINNNQMQRSRYFVVVREVLGRFYSIVDVFQSYINLNVTNAELMRKVSELETEIYKYKNILELIKDSIQTTSINIDSLHAIVYQFIPARVVDNSILRKENYIILNKGSENGIESDMGVVSYNGIVGIVISTSPHFSEVISLLNPQLKLSCKIKNNDHFGPLIWDGKDSRYTCLTEFPNYVPIKIGDTIITSGYSAIFPEGIPVGIVTGLQKKKNDIYSTLKVKFFIDFGNLNEVLIVKNVYQKEQNDIRKIIVQ, from the coding sequence TTGAGAAATTTATTCCGATTTTTTCTAAGAAACGTTCATTGGGTACTTTTTTTATTACTATTAGTTTTCTCTGTTATTTTGATCATTAATAATAATCAGATGCAACGGAGTAGATATTTTGTTGTAGTTCGAGAAGTATTAGGGCGATTTTATTCTATAGTCGATGTCTTTCAATCTTATATTAATTTGAACGTTACTAATGCCGAATTAATGAGAAAAGTATCTGAGTTGGAAACGGAAATTTACAAGTATAAAAATATTTTAGAACTAATAAAAGATTCAATTCAAACGACTTCAATCAACATAGATTCTTTGCATGCTATTGTTTACCAATTTATTCCTGCTAGAGTTGTTGATAATAGTATTCTTAGGAAAGAGAATTATATAATCCTTAACAAAGGCTCTGAAAATGGTATAGAATCAGATATGGGAGTTGTTTCTTACAATGGAATTGTGGGAATTGTAATAAGTACATCTCCTCATTTTTCAGAAGTTATTTCACTTTTGAATCCTCAATTAAAATTAAGTTGCAAAATAAAAAATAATGATCATTTTGGCCCACTGATATGGGATGGAAAAGATTCACGATATACTTGTTTAACGGAATTTCCTAATTATGTACCTATTAAAATAGGGGATACCATTATTACAAGTGGTTATTCTGCAATATTTCCTGAAGGAATTCCTGTAGGAATTGTCACGGGTTTGCAAAAGAAAAAAAATGATATTTATAGTACCCTTAAGGTAAAATTCTTTATCGATTTTGGAAATTTGAACGAAGTGTTAATTGTGAAAAACGTATATCAAAAAGAACAAAATGACATACGAAAAATTATTGTTCAATAA